Proteins encoded by one window of Clostridium bornimense:
- the topB gene encoding type IA DNA topoisomerase: MKKALFITEKPSVAMDYVKLLNVKSTRRDGYIEGENSVFTWCVGHLVTMCYPEAYDAKLKTWSLNTLPFIPDTYKYEVIPAVKKQFDIVASLLKRDDIDTIYVCTDSGREGEYIYRLVDDMVGVEGKKKKRVWIDSQTEEEIKRGIKEAKDLEEYDALSDSAYLRAKEDYLQGINFSRLLTLIYGDALAQVLNEDFTVIAVGRVMSCVLGMIVDRERDIKNFVKDYFYKIQGSFTLNEEVLSTEWKVTDESRVKDSPKLYSDSGFKKKEDAEEFIDSVDGKFAVVKSITKHTEKKNAPLLFNLAEIQNLCSKRLKIPPEETLSIVQELYEKKLVTYPRTDARVLSTAVGKEIGKTISKLKNYQNKDISDAVNMILENKSYQNINKTKYVDDKKITDHYAIIPTGEGLNNLNGLKDKSFKVYEYILRRFLAIFLDPAKFSKVAVEVVLDGESFFASSKTLVDEGYMKIYTEDKTKEREDKISKELVDKLKKGALLNLNELTIKEGETSPPKRYSSGSIILAMENAGKLIEDEELREHIINTGIGTSATRGEIIKKLNNIGYISTNNKTQIISPTTKGELIYEVIKDSVPSLLNPILTASWEKGLKQVCDKEIESNVFMEKLEKYIKSNIAKAMRRGRLVDGKSLFKKVIEDKKLKEPTESKVLGICPICNRGLVRRNSKGYNCTNFNNGCSFFVGEICGVKIGDKEIYSLIKNKRTDVISGFKSKNGNEFKAMLIIKDNKISLQFCN, from the coding sequence ATGAAAAAGGCTTTATTTATAACAGAGAAACCATCAGTAGCAATGGATTACGTAAAACTATTAAATGTAAAATCTACTCGAAGAGATGGATATATCGAAGGAGAAAATTCTGTATTTACATGGTGTGTTGGACATTTAGTTACAATGTGTTATCCAGAAGCTTATGATGCAAAACTAAAAACTTGGAGTTTAAATACACTACCATTTATACCGGATACATATAAGTATGAAGTAATACCGGCAGTTAAAAAGCAATTTGATATAGTGGCATCACTATTAAAACGTGATGATATAGATACAATATATGTATGTACCGACTCAGGACGAGAAGGAGAATACATATATAGATTAGTAGACGATATGGTAGGCGTAGAAGGTAAGAAAAAGAAAAGAGTTTGGATTGATTCACAAACTGAAGAAGAAATAAAAAGAGGAATAAAAGAAGCTAAGGATTTAGAGGAATATGATGCATTGTCAGATTCGGCTTATTTGAGGGCAAAAGAAGATTATCTGCAAGGAATTAACTTTTCTAGATTGCTTACATTAATATATGGAGATGCATTAGCACAAGTATTAAATGAAGATTTTACTGTAATAGCAGTAGGACGAGTAATGAGTTGTGTTTTAGGAATGATAGTTGATAGAGAAAGGGATATAAAAAACTTCGTAAAAGATTACTTTTATAAAATACAAGGTAGTTTCACATTAAATGAAGAAGTTTTAAGTACTGAATGGAAAGTAACAGATGAATCTAGAGTTAAAGATTCGCCAAAGTTATATAGTGATTCTGGTTTTAAGAAAAAAGAAGATGCAGAGGAGTTTATAGATTCAGTAGATGGAAAATTTGCTGTGGTTAAATCAATAACTAAACATACAGAGAAGAAAAATGCACCGTTATTATTTAATTTAGCAGAAATTCAAAATCTTTGTTCGAAGAGACTTAAGATACCACCAGAAGAAACATTAAGCATAGTTCAAGAACTTTATGAAAAAAAACTAGTGACATATCCTAGAACTGATGCCAGAGTTTTATCTACAGCAGTAGGAAAAGAAATAGGTAAGACGATAAGTAAGTTGAAAAACTATCAAAATAAAGATATATCAGATGCTGTAAATATGATATTAGAAAATAAATCATATCAGAATATAAATAAGACTAAATATGTAGACGATAAAAAAATTACAGACCACTATGCCATAATACCTACAGGAGAAGGATTGAATAACTTAAATGGATTAAAAGATAAGTCATTTAAAGTATATGAATATATACTTAGAAGATTCTTAGCAATATTTTTAGATCCAGCTAAGTTTTCAAAGGTTGCTGTGGAAGTAGTATTAGATGGAGAAAGCTTTTTTGCTTCTTCTAAGACTTTAGTAGATGAAGGATATATGAAGATTTATACTGAAGATAAGACTAAGGAAAGAGAAGATAAGATATCGAAAGAATTAGTTGATAAGTTAAAAAAAGGAGCATTATTGAATTTGAATGAATTGACAATAAAGGAGGGTGAAACATCACCGCCTAAAAGATATTCTTCAGGGTCAATAATATTAGCTATGGAGAATGCTGGAAAGCTTATAGAAGATGAAGAACTTAGGGAACATATAATCAATACAGGAATAGGTACTTCAGCTACTAGAGGAGAAATTATAAAAAAACTTAATAACATAGGATATATATCGACTAATAATAAGACACAAATTATATCACCTACAACAAAGGGTGAACTTATATATGAAGTTATTAAAGATTCAGTGCCATCATTACTAAATCCTATATTAACTGCATCTTGGGAAAAAGGATTGAAGCAGGTATGCGATAAGGAGATAGAAAGTAATGTTTTTATGGAAAAACTGGAGAAGTATATAAAGTCTAATATAGCTAAAGCCATGAGGCGAGGTAGGCTTGTAGATGGTAAAAGTCTTTTTAAAAAAGTGATTGAAGACAAAAAATTGAAAGAACCAACAGAAAGTAAAGTATTGGGTATATGTCCAATTTGCAACAGGGGACTTGTTAGAAGAAACTCAAAAGGGTATAATTGTACTAATTTTAATAATGGATGTAGTTTTTTTGTAGGAGAAATTTGTGGAGTAAAAATAGGGGATAAAGAAATATATTCTTTAATAAAAAATAAAAGAACAGATGTCATTTCAGGGTTTAAATCGAAGAATGGAAATGAGTTTAAAGCAATGTTAATTATTAAAGATAATAAAATATCATTACAATTTTGTAATTAG